In the Penaeus chinensis breed Huanghai No. 1 chromosome 31, ASM1920278v2, whole genome shotgun sequence genome, one interval contains:
- the LOC125041897 gene encoding uncharacterized protein LOC125041897 has translation MLRIALVLCVVASTLGSMVPEAMIKKYSYMKAMKSCVGEETVKKWMLNMKAAIATCKEEPVGDIDMSSFDDFLADITRRPNIIPVPFQPGMVHPRHPGGLHRMKRFVNSDEAEEMKEELKTKLSNVTCALLKLEYINEDKTPNYGKFKEEIEAMEITDTLKTDFLMAVDMCQKFSQCLPVEKIKHPFMQEMGTTMGFMKCCGTKRMAMCMREDFRKYAAESGYEGDVEELINLMMVNVP, from the exons ATGCTGCGAATCGCTCTCGTGCTGTGTGTGGTGGCCTCCACCCTGGGCTCCATGGTGCCCGAGGCTATGATTAAGAAGTATTCTTACATGAAG GCCATGAAAAGTTGCGTGGGAGAAGAAACCGTCAAGAAGTGGATGCTGAACATGAAGGCGGCAATTGCAACGTGCAAGGAAGAACCCGTGGGCGATATTGATATGTCTTCCTTCGATGATTTCTTG GCTGATATTACTCGCAGGCCAAATATTATCCCCGTGCCTTTCCAACCCGGTATGGTACACCCCAGGCACCCCGGTGGTCTTCACAGGATG AAACGTTTCGTCAATTCCGACGAGgctgaggaaatgaaggaggagttGAAGACCAAGCTTAGCAACGTCACTTGCGCTCTCCTGAAACTAGAATAC ATCAATGAAGATAAGACACCTAACTACGGGAAGTTCAAAGAGGAAATTGAAGCCATGGAAATCACTGACACGCTCAAGACTGATTTCCTGATGGCCGTGGACATGTGCCAGAAATTCAGCCAGTGCTTGCCCGTGGAAAAAATCAAGCACCCCTTCATGCAGGAGATGGGAACTACCATGGGCTTCATGAAATGCTGCGGCACGAAGAGG ATGGCGATGTGCATGAGGGAGGACTTCCGCAAATACGCCGCCGAAAGTGGTTACGAAGGAGACGTTGAAGAACTAATTAATTTAATGATGGTCAATGTGCCCTGA